The Armatimonadota bacterium region CGCACGCCCTGCTTCTGGCGCAAAATGCGACGGATCAGCTCCATCTCGGCCTTTAGATCGAAACTGTGGCCGCGAATGCCGCGCACCGTGCCCCTCATATAGACCACGCCGTGCATCACCATCACGTCCATCAGAGAGGTATCGACGTGTCGTTTCGAAACTTCTCGCAAAACCATCCTTCTGATTTCAGCATCGCCTCCAGCTGCCATGTCTCTTCACCTCTGTACAGATGATAGCACGGATTGGCCCAATTACCACTCGGCAAATCGCACGGAATAGATCGGCGGGAGGTAGTTGCTCAGACATTTCCAACTTTCGCCTCCGTCCGTCGTGTAAAACGCGTTCCCTGTCGTGGTGCCAAACGCCAAGTGATCGCCCTTCAAATCAAGCGCATGTCGATAGACAATGTCGTACGCGCCTTGTTGGGGCAGGCCGTTGCTCAATGTCTGCCAGGACTGTCCGCCGTCGCGCGTACGGGCGATACAGATTCCCCGTTCGTAGGCCACGCGCACCTCGTCGCTCTTAGCCGGAGCCACATATGCAATATCGGGATCGTTGGCGTCCACACAGATAGGGAAGCCAAAATGCGCCGCATCGCCCGGCGTCGATACGCGGGACCAAGAGGCGCCCGCATCGTCCGAACGAAAGATGCCGCAATGGTTCTGCTGCCACATGCGCGACGGATCGGAAGGGGCGGCGACCAACAAGTGCGGATCGTGCCCCAGTTCGGCATGGGGGTCGGGCAAAAACTCTGCCAGCAAACCCTTGTTCTTGGCCGCCCATGTCTCTCCGCCGTCATAAGTCTCGTAAACGCCCGCGCAACTGACGCCGATGTAAAGATGATCGGGGTTCGCTTCGTCCACCACGACCGAATGAATGCCGGGGTCGTCGCGTCCGCCTCCAAACCAATGCTTGCCGTCCTTCTCCTTCTGCGCCCATTGGCCTGGGCAGAGGCTCCAATTGTCCCCGCCGTCGTTCGTAATGAACAGGCCCCCAGGACAAGTGCCCATGTACAGCCGATCGGGTTTGCTTTTTGGTCCGGGCTGGATGACCCACTGATAGGTCAGTTTTGTGCCCGTTTCTTCGGGATAGGCCGGTGTCGGAACTTCCTCCCAACTCGCGCCATAATCTCTCGAGCGTACTAACTTTGGCCCCCAATGCTCGTGGCTGGGCGCCGCCCACAGCGTGTGGTTCCGGTCGTCATAGCAGGCGTAAGAAACCGGATCGCCGACATACGCCTCGCTCTCCATCCGCCATTGACCGTCAAACCCGTATATCTGAACGCCTTTGCGCGTCCCAATAATCATCCTCAGCATTCCCGTTATCCTCCCGAAAGCGCCTGCATGATGACGACCTCTTCTGCCTTTTCTACGCTGTCGCTCAGTTTTGCCCGGTCCATCGCCATCTCGCCGTCGATAAAGACGTTTACATGCTTGCGCAGAGAGCCCTGCTCGTCTACCAAATAGCCCGCGATGCCGGGATAGAGAGCGTCTAGCGAGCGGATCAGCTCGGCTGCTGTGCTGCCGTCAACCTCGAATCCGGTTGACGGCAGATGGGGAAAGAACTTTTGCAAGTGGCGCGTGATTCGAACGACCGGCATTCTACGTCCTTGCTTCAAAGCTGATCAGATTGCCTTCCGGGTCGCGCGCGTTGACGATCCAGATGCCCGGCGCCACCTCGTGCGGTTCGTTGGGCGTTATGCCTAAGCCCTGAAGCCAGGCGTGCGCCGCGTGGATGTCCTGCACTTTGTAGACCAGTTCTGGATTGAAAGAGCCGTTGAGAGGCTGCTCCCATTTGTGCAGGCAAAGCGTGCATTGGCCGGTATCGAACATTATCCAGTGCTGATCGGCAAAATCCTCGACCCCCTGCGGAAATGTGAGGGTCAATCCCAGCGATCCGCGATAGAAATCGACCATCTTGGCCATGTCGTTGACGTAAAGCACTGCCTCGCAAAGCCCTTGAAGCATGATCGGCCTCCTTTAAGCCCGCCAATGTTCGGCAAGGGCGGAGGAGCTCCTGCCGCCCCGCCGCATTTGCGCTTAGTGCATATTCTTGTCGCCGTACAGCGTCTGGACATAGGCCACCTGCCCAGTGTGATAGGTCGTGTTCCAATGCTGAAGCATGGCGATCTGCTCGAAACTGAGGGTCATGCCCTCGCCGAAAGGCAACGTGATAGTCTCTT contains the following coding sequences:
- a CDS encoding MoaD/ThiS family protein, giving the protein MPVVRITRHLQKFFPHLPSTGFEVDGSTAAELIRSLDALYPGIAGYLVDEQGSLRKHVNVFIDGEMAMDRAKLSDSVEKAEEVVIMQALSGG
- a CDS encoding glycosyl hydrolase, with product MLRMIIGTRKGVQIYGFDGQWRMESEAYVGDPVSYACYDDRNHTLWAAPSHEHWGPKLVRSRDYGASWEEVPTPAYPEETGTKLTYQWVIQPGPKSKPDRLYMGTCPGGLFITNDGGDNWSLCPGQWAQKEKDGKHWFGGGRDDPGIHSVVVDEANPDHLYIGVSCAGVYETYDGGETWAAKNKGLLAEFLPDPHAELGHDPHLLVAAPSDPSRMWQQNHCGIFRSDDAGASWSRVSTPGDAAHFGFPICVDANDPDIAYVAPAKSDEVRVAYERGICIARTRDGGQSWQTLSNGLPQQGAYDIVYRHALDLKGDHLAFGTTTGNAFYTTDGGESWKCLSNYLPPIYSVRFAEW
- a CDS encoding VOC family protein → MLQGLCEAVLYVNDMAKMVDFYRGSLGLTLTFPQGVEDFADQHWIMFDTGQCTLCLHKWEQPLNGSFNPELVYKVQDIHAAHAWLQGLGITPNEPHEVAPGIWIVNARDPEGNLISFEART